The following are from one region of the Polyangiaceae bacterium genome:
- a CDS encoding phosphatase PAP2 family protein, translated as MPASPLTPVVPEPEAPPKRAYQLYWQLDVPLLVSAGVLSLGRSFRTAKGSAPAYCTTTPEGCDKSDLAAWDRPYAGTYEPRWNTVSDLGAGVLLVAPIPLLSADEGFLSALNDSVVVYESTVTAVALSALATLSTSRARPFVYGTSAPESVRKSPDGALSFISGHTTASFALSTSLFWTVERRHHGSAYTWAVFGVGTAVATTVGISRVKAGKHFPSDVVAGALVGASIGTLIPALHDTPVRVTPEVDKERASLSLSGIF; from the coding sequence GTGCCCGCGTCACCGCTCACCCCCGTGGTTCCCGAGCCGGAAGCGCCCCCCAAGCGCGCGTATCAGCTGTACTGGCAGCTCGACGTACCACTGCTCGTGAGCGCTGGAGTGCTGTCCCTGGGTCGCAGCTTCCGTACGGCGAAGGGCTCGGCGCCCGCGTACTGCACGACCACACCCGAAGGCTGTGACAAGAGCGACCTCGCCGCTTGGGACCGCCCGTACGCGGGCACCTACGAGCCGCGTTGGAACACCGTGAGCGACCTGGGCGCGGGTGTGCTGCTCGTCGCGCCCATCCCCCTGCTCAGCGCGGACGAAGGCTTTCTCAGTGCGCTCAACGACTCGGTCGTCGTCTACGAGTCCACCGTCACCGCCGTCGCGCTCTCGGCCCTGGCCACCCTCAGCACCAGCCGCGCTCGCCCCTTCGTGTACGGAACCTCGGCACCGGAAAGCGTGCGCAAGAGCCCGGACGGTGCGCTCTCGTTCATCAGCGGCCACACCACGGCGTCCTTTGCTCTGTCCACGTCGTTGTTCTGGACGGTGGAGCGGCGTCACCACGGCTCCGCTTACACCTGGGCCGTGTTCGGCGTGGGCACCGCCGTCGCCACCACCGTCGGCATCTCCCGCGTCAAGGCGGGCAAGCACTTCCCGAGCGACGTGGTGGCCGGCGCGCTGGTGGGCGCGTCCATTGGTACCTTGATCCCCGCGCTCCACGACACGCCCGTCCGCGTGACGCCGGAGGTCGACAAAGAGCGAGCGTCCTTGTCGCTTTCTGGGATCTTCTGA
- a CDS encoding DNA-3-methyladenine glycosylase 2 family protein, whose protein sequence is MAREHGTRRIEPPLPVSLDHTLDQLWRRGSDPCTGRDPDGSWWRTLRTPSGAATLRLAADDGGVSAEAWGPGAEQALELAPEIIGASDDITGFHPTGVLAEIHRRHPGARIVKTHAVWHATLLAVLEQKVAGKEALAAYVGICRAWSEPSPGPRPMLLPPAAEVIAELPYFELSRFGVERRRSETLRRLAARARELEALGLRDARAYLERFPGVGPWTSAEIARVALGDADALSVGDYNLPHLVAVNLTGEPRGDDAQMLALLAPYAGHRGRAQRLLEVGGRPAPRFGPRRRLRSWHR, encoded by the coding sequence ATGGCGCGGGAGCACGGGACGCGGCGCATCGAGCCGCCGCTTCCCGTCAGCCTCGACCACACGCTGGATCAGCTCTGGCGGCGCGGGTCGGACCCTTGTACCGGCAGAGACCCCGACGGCAGTTGGTGGCGCACGCTGCGCACGCCGAGCGGCGCCGCGACGCTGCGACTCGCCGCGGACGACGGCGGCGTGTCGGCGGAAGCTTGGGGGCCGGGGGCCGAGCAGGCGCTGGAGCTGGCGCCGGAGATCATCGGCGCCAGCGACGACATCACGGGCTTCCACCCGACGGGCGTCCTCGCCGAGATCCATCGGCGCCATCCGGGCGCGCGCATCGTGAAGACCCACGCCGTGTGGCACGCCACCCTGCTCGCGGTCCTCGAGCAGAAGGTCGCCGGAAAGGAGGCCCTGGCCGCCTACGTCGGGATCTGTCGCGCGTGGTCGGAGCCCAGCCCCGGCCCGCGGCCGATGCTGCTCCCGCCGGCGGCGGAGGTGATCGCCGAGCTACCCTATTTCGAGCTGTCCCGCTTCGGGGTCGAGCGTCGCCGGAGCGAGACCCTCCGGCGCCTCGCGGCGCGCGCGCGGGAGCTCGAGGCCCTCGGGTTGCGCGACGCGCGGGCGTATCTGGAACGCTTTCCCGGCGTGGGGCCGTGGACCAGCGCGGAGATCGCCCGGGTCGCCCTGGGTGACGCCGACGCGCTCTCCGTCGGCGACTACAATCTGCCGCACCTGGTGGCGGTGAACCTCACCGGCGAGCCCCGCGGCGACGACGCGCAGATGCTCGCCCTGCTGGCGCCCTACGCCGGACATCGCGGCCGCGCGCAACGGCTGCTGGAAGTGGGCGGTCGCCCGGCGCCGCGCTTCGGCCCGCGACGCCGGCTCCGAAGCTGGCACCGCTAA
- a CDS encoding CBS domain-containing protein, with translation MKVKSLMTHHVHTCTPEDTLAHAAKLMWDHDVGSIVVVDAEGRAIAMITDRDACMAAYTQGVRLADVDVAMAMSRDIVTCTPDTSVSEVETMMRNAQLRRIPVVGYGDELVGIVTLGDLARHSQERTLAMALESPALSRTFAGIVSPRPS, from the coding sequence ATGAAAGTGAAGAGCCTGATGACCCATCACGTTCACACGTGCACGCCGGAGGACACCTTGGCGCACGCGGCGAAGCTGATGTGGGATCACGACGTCGGATCCATCGTGGTCGTCGACGCGGAAGGCCGTGCCATCGCGATGATCACGGACCGGGACGCGTGCATGGCGGCCTACACCCAGGGTGTCCGGCTGGCCGACGTGGACGTCGCCATGGCCATGAGCCGAGACATCGTCACCTGTACGCCGGATACGTCGGTGTCGGAGGTGGAGACCATGATGCGGAACGCGCAGCTGCGCCGCATTCCCGTCGTCGGCTACGGTGACGAGCTGGTCGGCATCGTGACGCTGGGTGATCTCGCGCGCCACTCGCAGGAAAGGACGTTGGCGATGGCACTGGAAAGCCCGGCGCTGAGCCGTACCTTCGCCGGCATCGTCAGTCCCCGTCCGAGCTGA
- a CDS encoding aminotransferase class V-fold PLP-dependent enzyme translates to MTASAERLIETIRTSIIGDDQVLDGPFGPRRVTYADYTASGRSLSFIEDFIRNEVLPRYANTHTESSGTGLQTTRFREDAREIIRRSVGGDERDVVIFCGSGATSAINKLIDVMNLRLPRELDDRYRLLEQIPPEERPVVFIGPYEHHSNELPWRESIAELVTIPEDSDGRIDLDILERELSRYGDRPLKIGSFSAASNVTGIGSDTRGIARLLHAHGALSFWDFAAAGPYVKIEMNMQDEGPDGHLVYKDAVFLSPHKFIGGPGTPGVLVAKKKLFRNRVPSLPGGGTVAYVNPKEHRYLDDPEVREEGGTPDIVGAIRAGLVFQLKDAVGHDAIRAHEKDFIDRAIQSWSENEHLEILGNNKLWRLSIVSFVVRHGTGYLHHDYVAALLNDLFGIQARAGCSCAGPYGHRLLGIDLETSREFEREIVLGCEGIKPGWVRVNFNYFLSESVFQFVLRAVHMVAKEGYKLLPLYSFDRATGKWRHRQGRPEPPLRLTDVSYQGGKMEYRSRHATEPEWALDGYLTEAQKLFDGAADQVRDLTLEDTPLSPDFEHLRWFPLPAEVAAELSGEAPNEPRKNPLHVR, encoded by the coding sequence ATGACTGCTTCTGCCGAGCGTTTGATCGAGACCATCCGCACTTCGATCATCGGAGACGACCAAGTGCTGGACGGTCCCTTCGGACCGCGCCGCGTGACCTACGCCGACTACACCGCGTCCGGGCGATCGCTGTCCTTCATCGAGGACTTCATTCGCAACGAGGTGTTACCGCGGTATGCCAACACCCATACCGAATCCAGCGGCACGGGGCTGCAGACCACGCGCTTTCGCGAGGACGCGCGGGAGATCATCCGGCGCTCCGTGGGCGGGGACGAGCGGGACGTGGTCATCTTCTGCGGCTCCGGAGCCACCAGCGCGATCAACAAGCTGATCGACGTGATGAACCTGCGGCTGCCCCGGGAGCTCGACGATCGCTACCGGCTGCTGGAGCAGATCCCGCCGGAAGAGCGCCCGGTGGTGTTCATCGGCCCTTACGAGCATCACTCCAACGAGCTGCCCTGGCGCGAATCGATCGCGGAGCTGGTCACCATTCCGGAGGATTCCGATGGTCGCATCGACCTCGACATCCTCGAGCGCGAGCTGTCCCGCTACGGGGATCGTCCGCTCAAGATCGGGAGCTTCTCCGCCGCTTCCAACGTGACCGGCATCGGCTCCGACACCCGCGGCATCGCCCGCTTGCTGCACGCCCACGGCGCGCTGTCCTTCTGGGACTTCGCGGCGGCCGGGCCCTACGTGAAGATCGAGATGAACATGCAGGACGAGGGGCCCGACGGCCACCTCGTGTACAAGGACGCCGTCTTCCTCTCGCCGCACAAGTTCATCGGTGGGCCCGGCACCCCCGGCGTGCTGGTGGCCAAGAAGAAGCTGTTCCGAAACCGCGTGCCCTCGCTGCCGGGCGGCGGCACCGTCGCCTACGTCAATCCCAAGGAGCACCGCTATCTGGACGACCCCGAGGTGCGCGAAGAGGGCGGCACGCCGGACATCGTCGGCGCCATCCGCGCGGGTCTCGTGTTCCAGCTCAAGGATGCCGTGGGCCACGACGCCATCCGCGCCCACGAGAAGGACTTCATCGATCGCGCCATCCAGAGTTGGTCCGAGAACGAGCACTTGGAGATCCTCGGCAACAACAAACTGTGGCGCCTTTCGATCGTGTCCTTCGTGGTGCGCCACGGCACCGGGTACTTGCACCACGACTACGTCGCCGCGCTGCTGAACGATCTATTCGGCATCCAGGCGCGGGCCGGTTGTTCCTGTGCAGGCCCCTACGGCCACCGTTTGCTGGGCATCGATCTCGAGACCAGCCGGGAGTTCGAACGCGAGATCGTGCTCGGCTGTGAAGGGATCAAGCCCGGCTGGGTGCGAGTGAACTTCAACTACTTCCTGTCGGAGAGCGTGTTCCAGTTCGTGCTGCGCGCGGTGCACATGGTGGCGAAGGAGGGCTACAAGCTGTTGCCGCTGTACAGCTTCGATCGCGCCACCGGCAAGTGGCGCCACCGTCAGGGTCGGCCGGAGCCGCCGTTGCGGCTGACGGACGTGAGCTACCAGGGTGGCAAGATGGAATACCGCTCGCGCCACGCCACGGAACCGGAGTGGGCCCTCGACGGCTACCTGACGGAAGCGCAGAAGCTGTTCGACGGCGCCGCGGACCAGGTCCGCGACCTCACCCTGGAGGACACGCCGTTGTCTCCGGATTTCGAGCACTTGCGCTGGTTCCCGCTGCCGGCCGAGGTGGCCGCGGAGCTGTCGGGCGAGGCGCCCAACGAGCCCCGCAAGAATCCGCTCCACGTCCGCTGA